The window TCCGGGCGACGACGGCACCGACGGACTCCGCGCGGAGCCAGGTCGCCTCGTCGTGGCCGGCGTCCGCGGCCCACTCGGTCAGTTCGTCGACCGCGGGTTCTGCCGGATCTCGGAGGGGGATCTCGTCGTCGTCGAGCCGCGAGAGGTCCGCGCGCCAGTCCGGGCGCGTCCGGTCGAGGTGCGCCCGCACGCGGCGGTCGAGTTCCGAGCGGAGCTCGGAGACGAACTCCCGCGTCTCGCGGAGTTCGCGAAGCGTCACGTCCGCGTCTTCGAGTTCCCCGCGGACGAGGTCGGCGTCGGCGTTCGCGGGGGCGTCTTCGCCGTCGCCGGCGGCGGTGTCCTTTCCGGCTGCCTCGAACTCGACGGGCTGGAGCACGCGGGTCAGTTCGTTCTCCGCGTCGCGGAGCGTCGCGTCGCCGACGCCGTCGCTCACGAGGTCGCGCACGCGCGGTTCGAGCATATGGGCCTCGTCGCAGACGACGAACGTCTCCTCGTCGACGATCGCGCCGGTGAACGAGCCAACGGTCGTCGGGTCGAAGGCGTGGTAGTAGTTCCCCAGGACCACTTCGACGTGCGGCAGGACCGCGCCCATCACCGAGTGCGGACACGTGCCGTACCCCGCGCTCAGCCGGACGAGTTCCTCGGGCGCGATGTGGCCGTGCTCGGTCAGATCGAAGGGGACCGCCTCGATCGGATCGCCGTCCTCCGGCACGTCGTCGAGGAACGTCGCGTAGAAGGGGCAGTACTCGGTGTCGCCGTACTCGGCCGTCTCCGGGAGGTACGGGGTCGGTTCGCCCGCAGTGGAAAGGTAGTCGGGCCCCTGAGTCGATCCGGAGTCCAAGAGGCCGGTCTGGGTCTCTCTGGCCTCCGAGACCAGGGTCCCGGCCGACGTCTCGCCGCCCTCACCCACCAGGTTCCTGGTCCGCTCGCGGAGGCCCTCACAGCGGTCGTACACCGTCTCGTCGTCGACGCCCGCGACGCCCTCGCGGCTGTAGGGACAGACGTCGGCCTTCCCGACGAGCGTCAGGCCCGAGACGGGCTGCCACCCCTCGGGGAGGTTCCCGTTGATCGTCTCCAGGTCCGACTCGAACTGCCGGAGTTGCTGTTTGACGCTGGTCAGGACCAGCACGCGCTCGTAGTCGGAGTCCGGATCGCGGACCCGGTCTATCCCCGCGGTGAGCGCGAGCATCGTCTTGCCGGTACCACAGGCACCCTCGACGACCAGAAAGCCGTTCTCCTCGGCGGCCTCGACGGCGGCGTCGATACCGTCGGCTTGCTCGGGATACGGCTCGTCGTGACCGAAGACGGCCTGCCAACTCACGTCTCGCAGTCGCCCCGCTGCGTTCATATCGGTGTCGGTGGATGGCCGCGGCTTCGTATGTGAACGTTCGGGCGTGAGAGAATCCGGACGAAAAGGGAGGGTTACCCGACGACTCAGTCGACGTCCGCAGAGTCGCCCACGCAGACGACGAGTGAGTCGCGCGTCGGCGCGTACACCTTCATCTCTCTCCCCTTCACCGAGTACCGGGTGTCGACGACGCGGACGAGACCGGCCTCCCGGAGGTTGTCGAGGTGGTGTCGGACGTTCTGCAGCGACGTCCCGACGCCGTCAGCGAGTTCAGAGGCGGTGGCGGGGTCGTTCTGGAGGGCCGTGAGCGTCGAGCGGGCGGTGTCGGCGGCGAGGCAGTTGATGAGCCGCGCGGCTTCGTCGTCGTCGAGCGGGAGGACACGGAGATCGCCACCATCTTCCTCGGTCGCACCTCGATCCGGTTCCGGCGGTAGCACGCCCGACATACGACGTAATTCCGCGTTCTCGGACCTAAACGTTTCGGATTTCCGACACACATCCGGTCACGCGTGATCCGATAGGTCACGCATCTCGCGGTCGTCTCGGTGATCGAGGGGACGCGGTCGCAATTACCGACCCGTCGCCTTTTAGGTCGGCTCGGACCCAACTGCCACCGATGATCACGAGCGACCGGATGGCCGCCGTCGACCGCAACGCCGAGGCGCTCTGCGTCCCGCGGAAGCAGTTGATGGAGTCGAGCGGCAACGCCGTCGCCCGCGCGGTCCGCGGCCTCGCGGACGCGGGCGCGTCCGTCACCGTCGTGGCCGGCCGGGGGAACAACGGCGGCGACGCGTTCGTCGCGGCGCGGTTCCTGGACGACTACGAGGTGTCCGTCCGCCTGCTCGGCCGCCCGGAGTCGATCGCGACCGACATCGCCCGGGAGAACTGGGAGGCGCTCCGCGCGGCGGAGTGCGACGCGGAGGCGGTGACTGACTCCGCGAACCTGGACCTCGGCGACCCCGACGTCGTCGTCGACGCGATGCTCGGAACCGGCGTGACGGGCGCGCTCCGCGAACCCGAGGCGACGGCCGCGAAGGCGGTCAACGACCTCGACGCGTCGGTGCTCTCGGTCGACGTCCCCTCCGGCGTCGACGCCGACACCGGCGAGTCCGCGGGCGTCGCCGTCGACGCCGATCGCGTGGTGACGTTCCACGACGAGAAGCCCGGCCTGTCGGCGCTCGACGCCGAGGTCACCGTCGCAGACATCGGGATCCCGGCGGCCGCAGAACGGTTCACGGGGCCGGGCGACCTGTTGGCCCTGGACCGGCCGTCACAGAGCCACAAGGGCGACTTCGGAGAGGTGCTCGTCGTCGGCGGGGGCCCCTACACCGGCGCGCCGGCGCTCGCCGCGCAGTCGGCGCTCCGCGCGGGAGCGGATCTCGTCCGCGTCGCCTGCCCCGAGGCCGTGGCCCGGGAGATCCAGGGCTACAGCGAGAACCTCATCCTCCGCCCGTACGACGGCGAGCGTCTCGCGAGCGAACACGTCGAGGACGTCCTGTCGCTCGCGGCCGACCACGACGTCGCCGTCCTGGGCCCCGGACTCGGGGATCACGAAGAGACGCTCGCGGCGGTCGCGGAGTTCCTCGAACGCTACGACGGCACGGCGGTCGTCGACGCCGACGCGCTGCAGGTGGTACCCGAAGTCGATACGGAGGCGACGCTGCTGTGCACGCCCCACCAGGGGGAGTTGCGAAAGATGGGCGGCGAGACCGACGAGGACTGGCGGACGAGAGCCGACCTCGCCTCGGAATTCGCGGCCGAACTCGGCCACGTCCTGCTCGTGAAGGGCGCCTACGACGTGATCGCCGCGGGCGACGAGACGAGGGTGAACCGGACCGGGAACCCGGGGATGACCGTCGGCGGCACCGGCGACGTCCTCGCGGGGGCGGCCGGCGCGCTGGCGTGCGTCCTCTCGCCCTTCCAGGCGGCCGCCGTCGCCGCCTACGCGAACGGCCGCGCCGGGGACGCGGCGGTGGAGGAGAACGGGTACGGCCTCCTGGCGACGGACCTGATCGATCGACTGCCCGCGGCACTTCGGAGTGACACACGATGACATCTGACGAGAACACCGACGAGACCACGGAGCACAGAGACGGGGAGGCGACCGCCTCCGAGGACGACGCCGACTCCCAACGCACGGACGGCGGCGACCGCGCCGCCGGAGACGACGACGCGGAACTCACCCACGTTGACGAGACGGGCGACGTCCAGATGGTCGACGTCGGGTCGAAGCCCGACTCGAAGCGGCGCGCGGTGGCGCGCGGCGAGATCCACCTCTCGGCGTCGACGATCGGTGCGATCCGCTCCGACGCGGTCGAAAAGGGTGACGTGCTCGCGACCGCCCGGATCGGTGCGGTGCAGGCGGTCAAACACACCTGGGAGACGATCCCGATGTGCCACCAGATCCCGATCACGAACGTCGACACCGACTTCGACGTCCGCGAGGAGTGCGTACGGCTCACCGTGACCGTCGAGACGACCGGCAAGACCGGCTGCGAGATGGAGGCCCTGGAGGGCGTCACGACGGGGTTGAACGTCGTCTGGGACATGGTGAAGGCCGCCGAAAAGGACGGGTCCGGACAGTATCCGGGAACGCGGATCGGCGGCGTCGAGGTCCTCACGAAGGAGAAGCGACGGGTCGACGAATCGGACTGAGCCTGCGTTCGGACTCGGCCACGGAGCGAGCCGTGAACTACGGGCTGTCGACGCTCGCCTCGGAGACGTCCCCCGATTCGGCGGACCCCGGCGGCGCGCGCACTTCGGCGGCCTTCGACCGGGCCTTCTCGACGATGGCCGGACGGGCCGAGAACTCGACGAGGACGTCCTCGCCGGTGTACTCCTCGCGCTCGACGTTGCCGTGGTCGTAGAGCCACGAGACCAGGCTCATCGCGTCGTCCGAGAGCGGCAAGAGCAGCCGTTCCTCGCGCCAGTCGGGCAGTTCGGCCTCGATCCGCGCGGTGAGTTCCTCGACGTTCTCGCCGGTGAGCCCCGAGACGGCGACGGGGTTGGGCGCGAGCGCGTCCAGCGCCGCGCGCTTCTCCGCCAGTTCGTCGTCGTCGACGCGGTCGATCTTGTTGAGGACGGTGACGATCGGCGCCTCGTTGCGCTCGTAGAGCGTGTCGTGACAGGTGACGAGCTTCTCGCGCATCTCCTCGACGGACTCGGAGGCGTCGACGACGAGCAACACGAGGTCCGCGCGGTAGACCGAGTCCAGCGTCGACTCGAAGGACTCGACGAGCCAGTGGGGGAGATCGGAGATGAACCCGACCGTGTCGGTCAGGAGGACGTCTCTGGTCCCGGTGTCCGCGCGGCGGGTCGTCGTCCCGAGCGTCGTGAACAGGCGGTCTTCGGACTCGGCGGTCGGGTCGAGGTCCGGGTGGAGGTCCTCGTTCTCGGAGACGTCGAGGTCGTCGGCGAGCTGTCGCATCAGCGTCGACTTGCCGGCGTTCGTGTAGCCCGCGAGCGCGACGAGATCGAAGCCCGATTCCCGGCGCTGCTCGCGGCGGGTCTCCTCTTTCTCGGCGATGGCGTCGAGTTCCTGCTTGATGCGGGAGATCTGCGCTTTGATGTCGCGCTCGCGGCTCTCGTCGTACTCGCCGAGCCCCATGAACCCGGGGCGCTCGTCGCGTTTCGCCAACGACGCCTTCGCCTCCGCGCGCGGGAGTTCGTAGCGCAACTCGGCGAGTTCGACCTGCAACTGCGCCTTCCGAGTGTTCGCGCGCTGGCCGAAGATCTCCAGGATGAGCGTGAAGCGGTCGATCACCTCGACGCCCTCCGGCAACTTCCCGCCGATGTTGTACGTCTGATACGGGCCCAGTCGGTTGTCGACGACGACCGCCTGGGCGTCGGTTTCTCTCACTAACGCCGCGAGTTCCTCGACTTTCCCCTCGCCGAAGTGGTAAGCGGCGTCCTCCTCGCGCGACTGCGAGAGCCGGCCGACGACGTCGTAGCCGGCCGCGCTCGCCAGGTCCGCGATCTCGGTCAGATCGGCGTCGTCGCCGCCGTCCACCCGCTTGGCGACGACGACGGGGCTCGTTCCGCTCATACGTCCACCGCGCACGCGGCGGCCTCGAAGTGGTTCACCTGCACTGTCTGAGAGGAGATACGCGGCCGAACCACTTGAACGCTACCCGCGTTGACGCGCGCAGTCCGCCCAGCCGGACTCCCGACGTCTGCCACCCCGTGTCACGAGTTCACTCAAGAATGGCACGCTATATAGGATTTAAAATCATCTATCACTCGTATTTTATAGATTAGTTTAACTTTGTTCGGCTATAAGAAAGGATACTCTATGATACGTCGTATTCGTTCGCAGTTTCTCCCACCCGACGCGACGCTTTTCGTCGCGCTCGCGACGGTCTGGGGGCTGTCGTTCGTCGCCATCGAAGCCGGACTCGCCCACGTGCCACCGCTCTTCTTTGCGGCCCTTCGCTACGCACTCGCCGGCGTGCTCGTCCTCGCGTACGCCGCGGTCACGACCGATCGCCTGCGCCCCCGCGGCCGCACGGAGTGGTTGAACGTCGCCGTCGTCGGCGGGTTCCTCGTCGGCGCGTACCACGCTCTCCTGTACCTCGGGCAGCTGTCGGTCCCCGGCCCGGTCGCCGCGGTCGTGGTGAGCCTCTCGCCCGTGCTGACCGCGGCGTTCGCGGCCGTGCTCCTCGACGACTCCCTCGACGCGGTCGCGGCCGGCGGCTTCCTGCTCGGCCTCGTCGGCGTCGCCGTCGTGGCCGACTTCGACCTCGGGAACCTCCTGACCGCCGACGTCCTCGGGATCGGACTCCTGCTCGTCGCGGCCGCGGCCTTCGCGCTCGGATCGGTGCTCTCGACGCCGCTTCGGACGACGCTCGCCGACGTGTCGATGCAGGCGTGGGCGATGCTCGTCGGCGCGGGTCTGCTCTTCGCGGGATCGATCGCTCGGGGCGAGCCTGTCGCCACCGTCGAGTGGACGACGACCGCACTCGCCGCCCTGGCGTACCTGACGCTCTTCTCGGGCGTGCTCGGCTTCCTGATCTACTTCGCGCTGCACGAGCGCGTCGGCCCCGCCGAGAGCAACCTGGTGAGCTACTTCCAGCCGATTGTCGCCGCGCTCGCGGGGTGGGCTCTCCTCGGACAGACCGTCACCGAGACCACCGTCCTCGGCTTCCTCGGCATCTTCGCCGGCTTCGTGCTCGTGAAACACGAGATCGTCCGCGAGCGGCTGGGCATAGGCGGTGCGCACTTCGCCCCGCGGAACCCGATGCTTACCTTCAGCTGCCGGGTCATCGAGCGCGGTCGCGGGCTCACCTTCGAACGCGACGTCGCCTCCGAGGACCTCTACGGGTCGACGACGAGTGGCTTCGGCCACGACGCCGACTGAGTAGGCCGTACAGCCGGTTTCACGAGCCGTTTCTTTCGGCGTTAATTCGGTGAATCAACCACCAGCTCGTGCGTGCTACTTGATCCAAGTATAGAATCCTCTGAATAGATTTTTGAACCCAATATCTGCTCCGAGTACAACAAGAACAAACAGATACGCCAGTAATGACAGGCAACTGTTTAATATTTGTGTCGTGCTTGCTGACCCTAATCCAGTCAAGAATAGAAGTGTGGCCACTCCACCGCCGAGCTTCATAAACAATACAATGAATATTATCGTATCCGGGTCAAGTGCGTCACCGATCCACCACCAAAGCAAAGCGAGCGAAATGCTGACCCAATACAACGTTACAGGTTCCCATACCATTAATAAATACACCAGAGAGATACACGTCTGAAGCTCGGCCTTCAATTCTAGCAGTTGGAGTGGTCTCCACGTTAAAAACTACCATCAATCAAATAATATTTTACGATGTGTACATACTTGCACATATGACTGATACTAATTCACCTCTCAGTACAATCAAGCAACTTGTAGACAGTTCTATCGAGAAAACAGACGACAGCGAGATCAGGTTCAAGCTCCGAACAGCTAGCCAATTAGTCGATGTTGTACAAAATCACCACGACGATCTAATAGACTCACTTGAGGACACTGACCTCGATGACGAATTACAAGAGGAACTACGGGATATGGGATATATTGAGTAAGCATCTGTCTTGAGCATCCGCGAGCGAACGGAGTGAGCGAGCGGTTCACCGACGGAGCCGTCGGAACACGGAAGAGCTCTGCTCTTCCGGAGACGGCGGAGTCGGACGTTTTTTGGTCCAGCTTTTTGCAAGGAGCGGTCGCGCGTAGCGCGACCCGACGCAGCAAAAAGGTGGGTGGATGCTACTCGTCCAGGAAGTCCGGTTCGATCCGCTTCTCGGCGTACTCGTCTTCGAGGTGCGCGCGGAACGTCTCGATCTCGACGTCCTGATCCTCCCGCTCCTTGCGGTCGCGGACCGAGATCGTCCCCGCCTCCTCCTCGTCGCCGCCGACGACGATCATGTACGGGACGCGGTCCTCCTGAGCCTCACGGATCTTCCGTCCGAGCGTCCACGAGCGGTCTTCCACCGAGACGCGGAAGTCGCCGAGTTCGTTCTTCACGCGGTGGGCGTAGCCGAGTTGGTCGTCGCTGATCGGCAGGACGCGGACCTGCTCGGGCGCGAGCCAGAACGGGAACTTCCCGTCGAAGTGCTCGATGAGCACCATAAAGAACCGCTCGTAGGAGCCATAGAGCGCGCGGTGAATCATCACCGGCCGGTGATCCTCGTTGTCCTCGCCCGTGTACGACAGCTCGAAGCGCTCGGGCATATTGAAGTCGAGTTGGACCGTCGGGCCGTCCCACTTTCGGCCCAGCGCGTCCTCGAACGCGAAGTCGATTTTGGGTCCATAGAAGGCCCCGTCGCCGGGTTCGAGGTCGTAGTCGATGCCCTGGTTTTCGAGCACGGATCGGAGCTGTGACTCGGCCTGCTCCCAGATCTCGTCGCCGCCGACGGACTTCTCCGGGCGCGTCGCTAAGGCGACGTGGGCGTCGAGGTCGAAGGTGTCGAGCACCTCGTAGATGGCCTCCATCACCTGATTCACTTCCTGCTCGATCTGCTCGGGCCGGCAGAACAGGTGACCGTCGTCGATGGTGAAAGACCAGACCCGAGAGAGCCCCGAGAGCTCGCCGCGCTGTTCCTTCCGGTACACTTTGCCGTCCTCGAAGTACCGAACCGGAAGGTCGCGGTAGGACCACGACTTCTGATCGAAGATCGTCGCGTGCCCCGGGCAGTTCATCGGCTTTAACCCATACTCCTCGTCGTTGACGTCCATCAGGAACATGTCGTCGACGTAGTTGTCGTAGTGGCCCGACTTCTTCCACAGTTCCGTCCGGAACAGGTGCGGCGTCTCGACGGGGTCGTAGCCGGCGTCCAGATTCAGCGAGCGGGCGTAGTCGCCGAGCTCGTCGAGGATCTTCTTGCCGTTGGGGTGATACAGCGGCAGCCCGGGACCGGTGACGTCGGGGATCGAGAAGAGGTCCAGTTCCTGGCCGAGCTTTCGGTGATCCCGCTCCTGGGCCTCCTCGCGGAGCGTGAGGTACTCTTCGAGGTCGGACTCGGATTCGAAGGCCGTCCCGTAGATCCGGGTCAACGTGTCCTCGTCCTCGTCGCCGCGCCAGAACGCCGAGGAGATGTTGAGCAGTTTCACCGCGCCGATGTCGCCGGTCGACTCGACGTGCGGGCCCTTACAGAGGTCCTCGAAGTCGCCTTGGGTATAAAAGGAGACGGGGTCCTCACCGGCGGCCTCGTCCTCGAGGATCTCGCGCTTGTAGCGGTTGTCCTCGTAGGTCTCGAGGGCCTCCTCGCGGGGTCGGAGTTCGCGTTCGATCGGGAGGTCCTCCTCTATGATCTCCTCCATCTCGGCCTCGATCTCCTCCAGATCTTCCGCGTCGAGGTCGACGTTCGCGACGTCGTAGTAGAACCCCTCGTCGGTCGGCGGCCCGATCGCGAGTTTCGCCTCGGGGTAGAGTCGCTGCAGCGCCTGCGCGAAGACGTGGGCCGCGGAATGTCGCAGGACGCGGAGGTACTCGTCGCTCTGGTCCGTCACGATCACGATCTCGGCGCCGTCGTGGACGGGCGCGGCCTTGTCGACGAGTTCGCCGTCGACGACGCCCGCGACGGTGTCGCGGCCGAGTCCGGGGCCGATCTCGTAGGCGACGTCCTCGACCGTCGCGTCCTCCGCGACGGAGAGTTCGGAGCCGTCGGGGAGGCGAACAACGATTTCGCTCATACGCGTTCGGAGTGCGAGCGCACGAATAAGTGTTTTCGAGTCGCCGAGCGATGTCGGGAGAAGAGCGGATCGGGGACCGCTGTCCACCCGATCAGCAGATGGCGTAGTAGGGGTACAGCTCCCCGTCTTCGGTGATCTCCACGTACGCGTTCCCGTAGCACGCGTTCGTCTCGATGGTGACGCTCTCGGTCGCGTTCCGGGCGGTCGCGGTGATCCGGAAGGACTCGATCCCGTCGGGACTCGCCTCTTCGAGGTTGTAGACGTCGCGGTCGGCCCCCGGCTCGAACGTCTCCGTCTCCTCGTAGACGGTCTCGTTCGTGGCCTCGCGGACGACGCTGATCCGGATCTCGACGGAGCGGTTCCACCTGTTCTCCACGTGGATCGCCTTGTCGGGGTCAGGCTGTTCGGACGCCTGCTCGGTCGTCGTCCACTCGTCGGTGGCCGTCTCGCCCGGCGTCGGATCGGGCGTCGGTGTCGGCGTCCCCGGCATCTCAGTGGCCGTCGGCGTCTGCGTCGGCGTGGCCGAGTCGGTCCCGGTCGACGGCGTCCCGCCGAGACAGCCGGCGGTGAGCACGACGACGAGGACGAGAGCGATCGATCGTCGGTAAGCGGGCATCACCCGACGCCACGAACGCTCGACAAAAGTCCCTTGTGTAGACTCAAAGGATCGTTGTAGCGGCCGGGGGCTCTCGGGGCCGCGTGTCGTTCCTCGCGCTCTCGGCCCCGTCGCCCTCTCGGGAGCGCGTCCCGGTCTTCGCGCTCCCGACCCTGGGTCACCCGCCCGACGCCACGTCCCGCTTCACCTCGTCGGCGTAGGCGTCAGCGAGCCGCGTCGGTTCCGGGAGTTTGTAGCCGTCACAGAGTCGCTCGACGAGGTCCGTCGCCGTGTCGACCGCGACCCGGTGGCCGGGGCTGACGTAGATCGGGTTGACGATCGGTCGCGAGTCGTACTGCCGCGACTGGAGCGCGTGTCCGATCCGTTCTCCCGGCTCGGCGTTCTCGACGTCGTCGTCCGCGAGGATCGGCGTCCGCCAGCCCTCCGGCCGCCCGTCGACGTCGGCCTCGGGCGTCCCGCAGAGCAGCCCCTTCGCGACGCCGACGCTCGGGATGTCGAGGGTCACGCCGATGTGGGTCGCCAGCCCGGCCTGCCGGTAGTGGATGCGGCCGCTGCCGTCGAAGACGACGAGGTCCGGATCGCACGTCAGTTCCGCGAAGGCCGCGAGGATCGGCCCGCCCTCGCGGAAGGCCAACAGCCCCGGGATGTACGGAATCTCTAGGTCGGTCACGGTGTGGGCGCGTTCGATCACCGTTCCGCCGCGGCGGACGACCACGACGCTCACCGCGCGGTCGTCGAGGAAGGCCTGATCGACGCCGGCGACGAGCGGGAGGGAGGACTCGGCGCTCGGAGACCCGGGAGAGAGCGTCGCCTGTCGGGAGTCACCGCCGGAACCGGAGTCGCGAAGCGGGCCGACCGCCGCCGGATCGAAGTCGAACTCGTCAGCCCACGTCGCGACTGCGGCGACCTCGCGCTGGAGGGACTCCATCTCCTCGCGTGTCGCCGAGGCGTCGGGGACGAACGCCGGACGGGCCGGGTTCATCGCTCAAAACCGTCCGCCGGGGCCGCCCGGTCCGCCCGGCCCACCGGGTCCGCCCCGACCGCCGCCGAACTGCAGCGACTGCGGGACGCCGACGCGGCCCTTCACGCGGACGCCGTAGGCGAGTCCGACCAGGAGGCCCGCCAGGTGTGCGAGGTGGGCGACGTTGCCGCCGACGACGCCGCCGCCGGCGGCGACGCCGAACCCGGCGACGATGCTGAACGCGGCGAACCCGAGCGTCAGCACCCACAGCGGCATCGGGATGATGAAGTACAGGTACACCTTCAGATTCGGGTTCAACACGGTCAGCACGCCGAGAACGCCCATAATCGCCCCCGACGCGCCGACGACGCCCGCCCCGAAGGGACCGACCGTGAGAAGCGTCGAGAGCACCTGCGCGAGGCCGGCGACGATGCCCGCCGCGAAGAACAGCGCCGTGAAGCGCTTCGTGTCGAGGTAACGCTCGACGACCGGGCCGAAGAAGTACAGCGCGATGCTGTTGAACGCGATGTGCGTGAAGCCCCCGTGGGCGAAGATGGACGTGATCCACGTCCAGACGTACTCGATGTGTCCGGGCGAGAGCACGAACGCCGCCTGCCAGAGGCTGCTCCGCGGCGACGCGCCGAGGAGCAGGGGAAAGACGAAAAACTGCAGCGCGAAGGTGACCCACATCACGCCGAGGAAGACGTAGCTCATATTCCCGCGGAAGTACCCCAGGGGGCCGCCAGTGCCGAGAACTCGGTCGGCGACACCCCCCGAAGTTGATCCGCCGCCGCGGTTCCGGACCGAGTCGTCGAAGCCGCTGTCGAACACTCCGGAAGGATCGTCCCAGTCACCGAGACCCGGGCAGTCGTGGTTCTCCGGGAGCCGGTGCTCGGCGCAGAAGGTCTGTCCGCACCGTCGGCACTGGTACGGCATATTCTCGTGTGCCCCGCACTCGTCGCAGGTAGCCATCACTCTCCGTAGTCACGGCGGGAGTAAAAGCCGTTCCCCTCCGTCCGGCGAGGCGTGGCACGGTTCCGACCGTCGTGGTCGGCTGGCCTACGTGCCCCGTTCCTCGGCGTCCTCGTCGCTCGCCTCGTCAGTCGGTGCCTCGTCGTCGTCTCCCGGGGTGGAAGCGCGGGGAACGACCGTCGGGTGAGCGACGCCGAGGCGCGGTCTACTGGCGGCCATCACGCTTGGACGTTGGTCCTCCACCCGCAAAAGATTACCCATACGCATAAATCATCCGTCAGTGCGTCAGGAATTACTGATAGATATACCAGAGGCGGTCGTACCCATCCGGAACAGGATCGAAAGCGACGTCCGAGAGATCCCCACGGGAAACGAGCGAGTGGCGCGAACGTCGGGTGCGGAACGCTGAAACGAGCGTTACGCGTGTGTGGTATCGCTGAAACGAACCGTTACGCGAAGTTCTCTTCGTAGAGGTCCATCGCGTGCTCGATGGCGTCCTTCGCGGCCGCGGCGTCGTCCCAGCCGAGCGTCTCCGTCTCTTTGCCCGCTTCGAGGTTCTTGTACGTCTCGAAGAACTCGGCGATCTCGGCCTTCTTTTGGTCGGTGAGGTCGTCGACGTCCTGCACGTCGTCGTATCGGGGGTCCTCGGCCGGGACGGCGATCACTTTGTCGTCCTTCTCGCCGTCGTCGTCCATCTCCATCAGCGCGACCGGGCGCGCCTCGATGATACAGCCGGGGAACGTCTGGTCTTCGACCAGTACGAGGATGTCGAAGGGGTCCTCGTCGTCGTAGTACGTCTGCGGGAGGAAGCCGTAGTCGGAGGGGTAGTGGACGTTCGAGTGAAGCACGCGGTCGAGGACGACGCCCGGGACGTCCTTGTCGTACTCGTACTTGTTCCGCTCGCCCTTCAGACACTCGACGACGGCGTAGACGACGTCCGGCGCGTCCGGTCCGGTCTCGATGTCTTCCCAGAGGTTCGACATACCAGCAGTGTCGCCGAACGAGCAAAAAGTCCTTTCGCATCGGTTCGGGCGCACCGGCCGTGAGCCGTGTTCACAACCACCTGAGCGTGGATGTCGGGGGTCGAAGTGCTCTCCACGTACTCGTCGGAGAATATCCAAGTCTGTCGGAGAGTATACAGTTCTGGCGTCGATCCGCCCCTGTTTCACAGCGCTGATCGATCGAGTACCGCCTCGGACGGCCGGAATACGAGTGATGAGGGCCATCGAGATCCGCCGTTGGGAAGCGTTAAATATCACGGTGACTTTGGCTTCGGTATGTCAGAGGCACAAACAGTTACCGAGGCAGATAGTGTAGTGCGTGACCTTACGGCGTTCCAGCAGAATATTCTCGTGATCCTCTCGGAGGAACCGATGTACGGACTCGCGATCAAGCGACAGCTCGAGTCCTACTACGGGACGGAGGTCAACCACGGCCGACTGTACCCCAACCTCGACGACCTCGTCGAGATGGGGCTCGTCGAAAAGAGCGAACTCGACAAGCGGAC is drawn from Halobellus limi and contains these coding sequences:
- a CDS encoding DMT family transporter → MIRRIRSQFLPPDATLFVALATVWGLSFVAIEAGLAHVPPLFFAALRYALAGVLVLAYAAVTTDRLRPRGRTEWLNVAVVGGFLVGAYHALLYLGQLSVPGPVAAVVVSLSPVLTAAFAAVLLDDSLDAVAAGGFLLGLVGVAVVADFDLGNLLTADVLGIGLLLVAAAAFALGSVLSTPLRTTLADVSMQAWAMLVGAGLLFAGSIARGEPVATVEWTTTALAALAYLTLFSGVLGFLIYFALHERVGPAESNLVSYFQPIVAALAGWALLGQTVTETTVLGFLGIFAGFVLVKHEIVRERLGIGGAHFAPRNPMLTFSCRVIERGRGLTFERDVASEDLYGSTTSGFGHDAD
- the thrS gene encoding threonine--tRNA ligase; translation: MSEIVVRLPDGSELSVAEDATVEDVAYEIGPGLGRDTVAGVVDGELVDKAAPVHDGAEIVIVTDQSDEYLRVLRHSAAHVFAQALQRLYPEAKLAIGPPTDEGFYYDVANVDLDAEDLEEIEAEMEEIIEEDLPIERELRPREEALETYEDNRYKREILEDEAAGEDPVSFYTQGDFEDLCKGPHVESTGDIGAVKLLNISSAFWRGDEDEDTLTRIYGTAFESESDLEEYLTLREEAQERDHRKLGQELDLFSIPDVTGPGLPLYHPNGKKILDELGDYARSLNLDAGYDPVETPHLFRTELWKKSGHYDNYVDDMFLMDVNDEEYGLKPMNCPGHATIFDQKSWSYRDLPVRYFEDGKVYRKEQRGELSGLSRVWSFTIDDGHLFCRPEQIEQEVNQVMEAIYEVLDTFDLDAHVALATRPEKSVGGDEIWEQAESQLRSVLENQGIDYDLEPGDGAFYGPKIDFAFEDALGRKWDGPTVQLDFNMPERFELSYTGEDNEDHRPVMIHRALYGSYERFFMVLIEHFDGKFPFWLAPEQVRVLPISDDQLGYAHRVKNELGDFRVSVEDRSWTLGRKIREAQEDRVPYMIVVGGDEEEAGTISVRDRKEREDQDVEIETFRAHLEDEYAEKRIEPDFLDE
- a CDS encoding endonuclease V, which gives rise to MNPARPAFVPDASATREEMESLQREVAAVATWADEFDFDPAAVGPLRDSGSGGDSRQATLSPGSPSAESSLPLVAGVDQAFLDDRAVSVVVVRRGGTVIERAHTVTDLEIPYIPGLLAFREGGPILAAFAELTCDPDLVVFDGSGRIHYRQAGLATHIGVTLDIPSVGVAKGLLCGTPEADVDGRPEGWRTPILADDDVENAEPGERIGHALQSRQYDSRPIVNPIYVSPGHRVAVDTATDLVERLCDGYKLPEPTRLADAYADEVKRDVASGG
- a CDS encoding rhomboid family intramembrane serine protease; the encoded protein is MATCDECGAHENMPYQCRRCGQTFCAEHRLPENHDCPGLGDWDDPSGVFDSGFDDSVRNRGGGSTSGGVADRVLGTGGPLGYFRGNMSYVFLGVMWVTFALQFFVFPLLLGASPRSSLWQAAFVLSPGHIEYVWTWITSIFAHGGFTHIAFNSIALYFFGPVVERYLDTKRFTALFFAAGIVAGLAQVLSTLLTVGPFGAGVVGASGAIMGVLGVLTVLNPNLKVYLYFIIPMPLWVLTLGFAAFSIVAGFGVAAGGGVVGGNVAHLAHLAGLLVGLAYGVRVKGRVGVPQSLQFGGGRGGPGGPGGPGGPGGRF
- a CDS encoding inorganic diphosphatase, coding for MSNLWEDIETGPDAPDVVYAVVECLKGERNKYEYDKDVPGVVLDRVLHSNVHYPSDYGFLPQTYYDDEDPFDILVLVEDQTFPGCIIEARPVALMEMDDDGEKDDKVIAVPAEDPRYDDVQDVDDLTDQKKAEIAEFFETYKNLEAGKETETLGWDDAAAAKDAIEHAMDLYEENFA
- a CDS encoding PadR family transcriptional regulator — its product is MSEAQTVTEADSVVRDLTAFQQNILVILSEEPMYGLAIKRQLESYYGTEVNHGRLYPNLDDLVEMGLVEKSELDKRTNQYELTEAGHDALIDQFDWMFAKFVADDDRAAELSDLVETHR